The Liquorilactobacillus nagelii DSM 13675 DNA window GTTGATAATTTCGCCACAAAAGACTTACTTGGAAAAGAATTTTTGCCTACTGGTAAAATGACGAAAGTAAGAATTGCAGGTAAAATGAAAAAAGTTGAAGGCTCAACAGTTCATATTTCGAGTTCTAAAGAATATGACTTAGCAGGCTTGATAAAGGATGATTTAAACAATACGATTTATAGTGGGATACCAAGCATTGAAAGCTTAGGCCCAAAGCCACGTAGGAGAGGCCAAAGCTAAAACTGATTGGTATAATAATGCTTACGATATACTAGCAAAACAGGAAAACGCTCGAACTAAGTTTATTGATGATTTTAAGCAGAAAATCAAAAACAAAAAACTTACTGAAAGTGAGTATGGTCCGCTTTCTGATATACTTGAATCAACTAAAGATTTTGGAGAATATCCATTTAAAATTGGGCATGGGAAGCGTTATTGGAATAATGATACTAATCAGCAAACTGAATTTGTTGCTCACATAACAGAGTCGCTTGCTGCTAATCCTAAATCGCTTGAAATCATACAGAAGTATTTTCCAAGCACTTCAAAAGCCTATTTCGATTTATTAGAGGATATTGCCAAGAAAGGGGCTGAATAATGTTTTCTGTTGAAGAAGAAGCTAGACCTATCCTACAAAAAGCTAATGATGAGTATTCAGCTAAGTTCAACGATGATTTACCAATTATAAAGCTTCTTAGCACTAATAACGTGGATAAGGCTGAAGCTTTACGGATACTTGATTTAGTTGAAAAAGCAATCGAGGATAACAAGTCATTTGGCGATTACGATCCAAATATATTTTACTAGCACTGATTAATTTCAGTGCTTTTTTAGTGGAGTGAAAATGAAACATTATTTATTGCAATATTGGGCTTATAACGAAAATGATGAAACAACAACCGTTCTTCGTTCAAAAGAAGTTCTAGCAAGCGATGAAACCGTAAATGCAATGCTTGGGGATAAGAAACATCAATATTTAAGGTTCATAATAAATGATGGACAAGATTTTATTATTTCAGTGGATTGCGTTCATAGTTTGACAACTAGAATACCAGATTGAAGCACTCAATTAAGTTTGATTGTTTTTTATTTTGCCTTTTTTCCTCGATTATAGGCGTTAAAGAATAATCGTGAGTAGACAGACCACCGGGTCTTAAAAACGAGGAGGAATTGTTTTATGAATGACAAAATGAAGATGAATCTACAGTATTTCGCAGAACAACAAGATGACACCGCGGATAATTCTGAAACTCAAACGAAAACTGAAGATAATCAACAAGAACAACAGCAAGAATCAACTAAAAAAACAAAAACGTTCACTCAAGAAGAAGTAAATCAGATGGTTAATGAACGCTTGGAACGCGAACGTAAAGCTCAAGAAGTGAAGATTCAGGCTGCTAAAGATGAAGCTGCAAAGTTGGCTAAGATGAATGCTGACCAGAAAAAAGAGTATCAGTTGCAGAAACAGACTGAACGTGCTGAAGCAGCTGAAGCTAAACTTGCTAAGTTTGAAATGACGAAGCAAGCTCGTTCAATGATGAGTGAAGCTGGTTTAAATGTAACTGATGATGAACTTGACTTGGTAGTTACCAGTGATGCTGAATCAACTCAGGCTAATGTCAATCAGTTAATTAGTTTTGCTGACCGAGTACGTGAAGCTGTTAAAACCGAGTTGTTAAAAGGTGATACTCCAACCGAGTCTGGTAAATCTATCAAAACAATGACAAAAGCTGAAATCTTAGCGATTAAGGATTCGTTTAAGCGCAAGAAAGCCATCGCTGATAATATTCAGCTTTTTAAATAAGAAAGGAAGTTTTTATAAATGGCAGATGCAAATTTAATTGATAAAAATAGTTTAGGTACGGTCAATGCAATTGATTTCGTCAATCAGTTTGGCTATTCCGTTAAAAAGTTACAGGAAGCATTAGGGGTTACTCGTTTACAGCCGATGAAACAAGGTAATCAGATCCAAACTTACAAATTTGGTATTACTAAACCAAAAGATTCAAATAATGCTGAAGTTGATCCAGCAACAATCGGTGAGGGTGAAACTATTCCGTTAACCAAAATCACACGTGAAGTAGCTAACACTTACACCGTTGGATTCAGTAAGTACCGTATGGGAACAACTATTGAAGCTGTTCAAAAATACGGCTATGACTTAGCTGTCGAAAAAACTCAGCAACAGATGCTTCAGGATATCCAAAAAGATATTCGTGCTAAGTTCTTTAGTTACTTGGGTACCGCTCCCAACGATTTGGGTACTGTCGGAGATTTACAAGACGCTTACGGCAAAGTCTA harbors:
- a CDS encoding DUF4355 domain-containing protein codes for the protein MNDKMKMNLQYFAEQQDDTADNSETQTKTEDNQQEQQQESTKKTKTFTQEEVNQMVNERLERERKAQEVKIQAAKDEAAKLAKMNADQKKEYQLQKQTERAEAAEAKLAKFEMTKQARSMMSEAGLNVTDDELDLVVTSDAESTQANVNQLISFADRVREAVKTELLKGDTPTESGKSIKTMTKAEILAIKDSFKRKKAIADNIQLFK